A stretch of DNA from Lysinibacillus sp. B2A1:
CCATGCCAAAAGCCTGTTAATGTCCAAACTATTAATAGATTTCGATAAAGCTTCCATTCATGGCTAACACGGCTACCTCCAAGTGGGAAATAAACATAATCTCTAAACCAGCTGCTGAGTGATATATGCCAGCGACGCCAGAAATCTGTTACTGATTGGGCAATATACGGATAGTTAAAGTTCTCCTCAAATTTAAAACCAAATATCCTCGCTAACCCGATGGCCATATCACTATAGCCTGAGAAGTCAAAATAAATTTGAAGCGAGTACGCTAGAATCCCTATCCATGCAGTCCCAGTTGTTAAATCTCCGCCTGATAAGCTGAAGACATGATCAGCAACCTCTCCCATTGGATTGGCAATCAATACTTTTTTAGCTAACCCCTGTACAAAACGACGGGTACCAATCATCCAATCCTCCGCTGTGGAGAGTCGTTTTTTTATTTGCTCCGCAACTGTTTGATAGCGTACAATCGGTCCTGCCACAAGCTGAGGAAACAATGTAATGAAGAGTGATAAATCCAAAAAGTTACGTTGGGCTTTAACATCCTTTCGATAAACATCAATTACATAGCTAAGAGCCTGGAACGTGTAGAATGAAATGCCAATTGGAAGAGGTACAGCTTGCCATTCAATTGCTTCCTCTAAATAATTGTTTATGATGTCCACAAAAAAGCCAGCATATTTGTAATAGCCTAGAATAGCTAAGTTACTGACAATAACTAACCAAAGAAGGACTTTTCGTTTAGACTGCGAAATCGTATTTTCAATGACTATGCCCAAAATATAGTTAAGTAAAATTGAAATCATCATTAAAAGTACATATTTCGGTTCGCCCCATGCGTAAAAGAATAGGCTAGCCAATAGTAAAATCGTGTTGCGTAACATCTTTGGAGAGATGAAGTACACAATGAGCACTAATGGCAAAAAGATATATAAAAATATAAGGCTACTAAAAACCATTCCTTCAAATCCCCATCTCTTATTTATATATTGCATTTATATGGTCATGCATAGATTGCCATATTCAATGCTTATACCGCAATAAACGGTTTGAAACATCCAAAATAACTGATTATCCGCAAAACTTCTAGAAAATTCTAATATAATCAAGGAAATGCATGAATAAATTACCTACCTTATTGTAACGTAAATTCACGAATTGTTCACCAGTGGATTTTTACTAAATAATGGGTAAAAGTCGATTTTTGTCGAAATTTAGTTGGTAAAAATGACATGGGCAAAATGGTATATTTTTCGCATGGCAGTAAGGTTTGTATGTTAATTTTAAGGATGGGTACCGACTATCTTTTTAAGTAAAATATGGTTATAAACCCTTTATAAATCTATAGTTACCACATATTTCATTCCAAATCTTGCCCTTTGAAATTTATTATCTTGTAATCTTATAATAGATTTGTAGTCACCAAAAGTGGCTAATTTATCTAGGAGGTTATTGCATATGAAACAAAAATATAGTAAATGGGTTGTCGGCGCAGCATCAGCAGCCCTAGTAGCATCAGCAATCGTACCAGTAGCAAGCGCAGCAAGCTTTTCTGATATTGAATCAAGTGACCACAAGGAGGCTATCTTAGCATTAGCAGATGCTAAAATTGTAGCAGGTTATACAGATGGAACATTTAAGCCAAATGCGGTTGTTACTCGTGGTAACGTAACAAAATTCTTAGGGAAATGGTTAGTATCTGAAAACTATGAGATTCCTACAGATTATGCTACAGAAGCACGTTTCACTGACCTACCAACAACAGCTCCAGACAAAGAGTTATTACAATATGCAGCACTTGTAAAGGATGCTGGCGTATTCAAAGGCTCAAATAACCAATTAATGCACACAAATAACATGAACCGTGAGCAAATGGCAGTTGTTTTAGTACGTGCTATCAAAACGGTCTATAACGTAGATTTAGTGGCAGATTATAAAGAATCTGACTTCAAATCAACAATCACTGATTTAGACAAAGCTACAGCTACTGAAAATCGTGAAGCAATTATCGCGTTAGAATATGCTGGACTTACAAACGTGAAAGCGTTCAATCCGAAAAACACATTAACACGCGGTCAATTTGCATCATTCTTACACCGTACAATTTCAAACATCGGTGAAGAAGCACCTTTAACTGTTAAAGAAGCTAAAGTTGTAGATGCAACTACATTAGAAGTTACACTTTCTGATGACAAAAAACATACAGTAACATTACCAACTCCACTTCCAGAAAATAAAGAAACAAATGTAGAGTTTGTGATTGATGGCAAAACTTATTCAGCTGTAGTTACATATGTAACTGAGTTAAAAGTAAAAACTGTTGATGCAGTCAATGCAAAAACTTTAGCAGTAACATTCAACAAACCAGTTGAAACAGAAAAAGCTAAATTTGAGCTTAAAAAAGATGGCTTCAAATCTAACTTCACTTCTATTACATGGAACGAAGACAAAACAGTTGCAACAATTGAATTAACTAGCAAAATTACAAAAGGTGAATTCACAGTTAGCGTAGCTGGCGTTGCTGATCAAGCAGTAACAGGCACTGTTAAAACTGAAGATGAAAAAGTTGCTGGTATTGAAATTCTTGGTGAAGTAGCTCCATCTACAAGCAACACAACAGCTACAGTTGGCTTCCAAGTAACAAATCAATATGGCGAAGATATTACAAAGCTTAATGCTTCTGCTTTAACATTAACTGCTGCAGGTGCTGATTCAGCTGTTGCTAATGCAGATGGCTCTATCACAATTACAAAAGCTGCAGGACTTAAAGAAGGCGATAAAGTAGTTGTGACTGCTATCCACGGTGCAACTGCAACAACAACTACTAAAACTGTAACAGTTTCTGCTAAAACTGTAGCATCTGATATTACTATTGGTGCTCTTTATAATAAAGATGGCAAAGCATTCAGTGAAGATATTAATTTAGCAAAAGATAAATTTTATCTTCCTGTTACTGTAAAAGATCAATATGGTAAAGAAATTACTGATCTTAACCGTTTAAATGGAGCAAATTCTGAGGTTCTTGTAACTAACACAAACCAAGCTGTTGCGACATTCGGTGCGTTTGAAAAACAAACTATTGACGGAAAAGATGTAATCGTATTACCTGTTGCAAACATCGTAGCAGCTGGTGACACTAACGTAATCGTGATTGCTAAAGCAACTGGTAAAAACGGTCAAACTGCAGTGAAGGTAGCTGAAGGTGTACGAGCTGATTCAGTTACATTAGGAGCACCAACAAAAGTTGTGACTGCTGGAGCAGATATTCTATTCCCATTATCTGTATTAGATAAACAAGGCAATGCAATTAAAGAAGCTACTGCATTAAACGGCACTAAAGGTATCACAATTACTGGCGGTACTTTATTTGAAAAAGACGGTGAACTTTATGCAAAAGTAGCAGGCGCTAACGTAGTAGAAAACACACCAGTAACAGTTGTTGTTACTTCTTCAACTGGTAAAGTGGCTACACAAACAGTGATTCCTAAAGCTGCAACTGCACCAAAAGTAATTACTGGCTTAGATAGCAAAGTAAGCACATCTATCCGTGAACTTACAGGTGCTAAAGTTGATATCTCTGCAAAAGATATCGTAGTAGAAGATCAATTTGGTCAAGTAATTTCTACTGACGAGCTTCTTGCGAAACTTGCAACTGCAGACTACACAATTAAAGCATTTACAGATGCTGATGCACCATTTACTGTAACTGGTGAAATTAAAAATGCTGCTAACAACAAAATTACAGTAGAGTACAAAGCAGGCGCTACTAAAACGACTGCAAACGTTACATTTAAACTTGTAAAAGTTGCAGACAACACTGCTAACGAAGCAAGCTCTTACTCAAAACAATTCTCTGTAGTCAAAGATAGCTCATTTACTTCTTATAAAGTAGAAGATATCAAACCTATCTATGTAACTAATGGTGCTATCCCAGCTGGTTATGGTAAAGATATCGTAGTAAAAGCTGTAACAGCTAATGGTGGAGAAGTTACACTTTCAGCTGGCTCTGATTACACTGTAAAATCAGCAGTTCTTACAAGCGTAGCTGATGGTAATATTACGACTACTGATGCTGCAAATGTAGTATTTGATAAAGATGCAAAAACAGCAACTGCAAAAGTAACAATTACAATCAATGCTACAGGTGAAGAAATCGTTAAAGATGTAACTTTCTCTAACGTTGCACCAAAAGTTGAAAAAGTAGCTGTTGTAGAAAACAACAAAGCTGCTAACTTTATTGCTGGCGAATCTGTAAATCTTGTAACAACTTACTCTTATAATGTAGATACAACATTCGGCTTAGATGCATTCTTCGGTTTATCTGACGTAGTTGTTACTGACCAATATGGCGTAATGGCACAAGTTGATGAGAATGGTGCTAACAAAGGTAAAGCAACATTCAACGGTGTTGCAACTGCTGCTACAACTTTAACTTTATCTAAAGTTTCTGGTGAAGTAGTATTCAGCAATAACGGTACAGATACTGCAGCTGCTACAGGTAAAGCTAACGATGTATTCAATGCTCGTGTGAATATTGATGGTCAAAGTGCAACACCTGTAAAAGTGACAGCAAAACAAGACTTCAATAAATAAGATTGTTTTTTCTAAACAGTGGAGATTCGAGTAAATCGAACGCTCCACTGTTTTTTTATGGATAGAACTGTTGCATTGGTATATTATGAAACTTTTGGTTTCTCTTACACGTATTATCATAGTAAAATAGATAAAACGTGTTGAGGAGTTGAACTGGTGAAGAAGCAAACTTTATTTCAGGGCGCATTAATTGCTGCTCTAACAACAAGTGCTATTGTGGTACCGACTGCACAGGCAGCAGAAAAATTTACGGATGTTGATTATACACAGGAATATGGGGCTGCTGTAAAGGATTTAGCGGAGCGAGGTATTATAAAAGGGTATGCGGATGGTACATTTAAACCATTTGCTGATGTTACACGTGGACAGGCTGCGAAAATTTTAGCCAATGTATTACATTTAGATACAAAGAATGTAGAAGACCCTAAATTTACTGATGTTAAGCCGAGTGACGACTATTATGGTGCGATTGCAGCTTTGGCAAATAAAGGAGCACTACTAGGCTTGGCTGATGGCAGTTTTGGTATCAATCAAGCTATTACACGTGAACAATTAGCACAAATGCTAACTGCTGCTTACCAGATAGAAAACAATGAAGTGGATGATTTACCCTTTACAGATATAGTGAAATATTCCGAAGCCTATTATGCGGTTACTCCATTGTTTGAAAATCAGATAACAAAGGGGATTACCCCAACTAAGTTTGGATTAAAGGAAACTGTCAAACGTTCACAGCTTGCAGTATTTATTCAGCGCATGGAGGCTATGCAGGCTAAACGAGTGACCCAAACGTTTACAGCAAAAGAGCTTGGATCTAATTTTATTGAGGCATATGCTACAGATAATCAGGCGATAGATGGAGAGCATGAATCTTTTCGAATGTATCAAGCTAATAATGAGGTGAAAATTGAGGCATTACGAGAAGGATCAGGCTATTTTATGCTGATGGGCTACAATATCGATAATGAAGAAAATTATGAAATGATAGAAATGGTGAAATATAAAGTTACTGTCAGCAAAGTCGATGGTAAGCTCCAGATGAATTGCAAGCAATCGGACGAAGTAACTCCAGGCATAGCGATGTTGCTGGAGGAGGATTTAGGCTTTGATCCAAAAAACATTCAGCTAACAACGGCTGGTGGACATGCTGTAAGTGAAAAAGTATACAGCTATCAGCCAGTGAATTTTGATGGCTGGGAAGAGGAAATGATTCCGAAAGGTGGAGGCTATGAGCTAAAGCTATTGCAAGCGGGTGATTATATTGCAACATTATCAGACGGTAAAGGTCAATCAGTTCGAGTAGGAATTCATGCCGAATCGAGCGGCTATGATATATATACAACGTCCGCGGTTGAAATAAACAGTGCATTCATTTCAATGAGTGATATTGGCTTTACAGTAAAGGATATTAAAGTGGAGCAATATACAGGTGCAAGATATGATCATCCAATCATCGATGCGGAGCTTTCAACAGAGGGTGTTACGATAAAAGGAGTGGCAAAAGAAGATTCGCTCTTCTCTATTCGTCTAACTGGTACAAATGGTGAGAAGCTTTATGTTCATGGCATGATCTATGAAGTAAGCGGAGTTACAACGATGTACTATGAGTTTGCAACAGAGGAACAAATGGAGAATACACCTTTTTATTAAAAGGTCATAGTGTAGAAAAACTAAATGGTCAAGGGACTCTTTGTGAATACTACTAAGTCAAATGAAGGTGATTTCCGTTCCAGGCTACTCGCTTTGTCGCTGACGCTTCGCTTTCGCGCAGAGCAAGGCTTCCAGTGGGCGAGCGACGAGCCGCTTCCTACGCTGGAGGAACGAAGGCTAAGTGCGTCACGTCCTGTGACAACGCCTTCGTGACCAACATCGTGTTGGCCTCAGTTTCTCGTCTGTCTCGCTATCCCACGGGAGTCGAGTAGCCTTGCACTCCAATCAGCAATAGTGTAGAACTTTAAATATTTTCTTCTCTCAAAAGTAAAGTAAAAGCATATTACTCACCATCATTAAATGGATAGAATAGTGGTACAATTCTATAGCTGTCAACCTACATTTTATGCATAAAACTATTTTGTCACTTTACATAAAGCACTTATTGCTGTCGCTCTGCTTTCGCATAGAAATATGTTATCAAAGCTTCATTTCTTTGTGCAAAATAGTAATGGTTAAGATTTCAATTTATCACTATACATTTATGTGAAATGTCAATGAAAATACTATGAGCAATGGTTGATTGGAGTGTAGACTGAGTGACTCCTAGGGGATACAGCGTCACAGATGAGACCCTGGAGCGAGCAACGTGAGTGAAGCGGCTCATCGGACGCCCCCAGGAAAGCACTCAGTCGGAACGGAGATCAACCCCTCGTTTTGAAAAAGGGCTATACATTTTAAATTGTCACCTTGATTTCATTAACATAATAGTATTTCAACAACATGAAACCTCCCAATACAGGGAGGTTTTTGATATATTAAAAGACAATATATCTTACATATTCTTTCCAACTTATTTCTTTAAATTGTTGCCATTCAATCCTTTTTACTGGCATGGAACGGAAGGTACGAGCTAAGATATTGCGTTTTTCATTATCAATCATCGGTGTCCCAGCATCCATATAGCCAGTAAACATTGTAGCATCTGCGGTTTTGAAGGCAACGTCTATATCCTCCAGACGAATCTTCCCATCCTCACCAATAGTATAAACACTCTGTTGGCCCTTCTTTGTGGACTTTACCCATGTAGAATTAATTTTATAAGCATCGAAGGCTTCATTCACGATAATGGAAGCCTGACCAACTGTAGAGAATGGAATGTTGTCTAGAACATTGTCCTGCTGCAATATGACCTCATAGCTTGAAGGCTGTGGCAGCTTTACTGATTTAGCTAATTCATTTGCCCAATGCGATTCATTATTAGTCGCTATCAGTTGTTTTTGAAGCACAATGCCAGATAAATCATCCTTATAATGCTGCAAGTCAAAATTAACTGTTTGTCCATCTTTTACCTTTTGCCATTCATCCTCAGATAAATAGGAAAGCATAGATTTTTCTAATGAATAAATTTCAAATGTGACTGCGCCAGCTTCTTCTATTATGTTTGAGATAACACCGTCAACTGGGCTGATAACGCCTTGACGTGCCTGAATTTGGGCTATTTGTGCATCCATTAATGCTACTTGTCTAGTTGCCTCTGCAATATGGCGGTTTAAAATCGCCACTGCAGAGGAAGGAGAACTTTGCTGACCTAATTCTAATTTAACCGTGACATTTAACTTATCACTAATTTGATCTGTATCGATAGAGCTTTTAGGATCACTTTGCTCACCATATTCCGATTCTATCTGTGCTAAAGCTGACTCTAAATCACTTAATTCCGTATCATAAGCATCGCGTTCAGCCTCAAGCTTTGTTAATTCATCGTCTACTTCTTCTGTTTTATAGGTAGCTAATATATCGCTGACACGAACTTCCTGGCCACGTTTTACATCAATTGCAGAAAGACTTTTTGCATCTGCTGAGATGGTATATGTTTGTGCCGGAGCAACTATTGCATCTTTTTTAATTGTTTCTACACGATCACCAATGGTAGCTCTTTGGAATTCATCGATAAAATAGGAGCGAGCAACCTTACTGTCATCTTTAAATACAAAATAAGCATTTACGCCAATTAGTATCGCTAGCACAATCATACTCAAACTTGTCCAAGGTCTGGATTTAATAAAGCGCATCATCCTAACCCCCTTGTAATCCATTCTTGTAAAGGTAGTACACTAATCATTCCAACAAACACTGCCATTAGCACATGAAGAATAATTATTTTTGCTAGCAAAACCTTACGATCAGATTCTTCCTCCCATTTAGAAAGAAAGGTATATTGCACAATTATTGTGAATAGAGTTGCTATAGTTAATTGATTAATAACAAATAGTACCACATCTGTCTCCAAGACTTGCTGAACAAGCGGTGCAAGTGATAGGAAGGAGAAGGTTGTTGTATAGCCTGCTAAATAGAACACAGCAAATAATATTGTTTTTTCAATTAATAACAATACCATGACATAAAGCTGTACTTTTTGTATCCATTTATATGGTATGTCAGTTAACAGATGCAACAAATATGTAACACCATAATAATGGAAGGCATAATAAATGATTCCCCAGGCAATAGCCCCTATCATTGAAAGTAAACGAGCTGTATAGTATTCATCCTGATGATTCATTGCAAATAATGTTGTTAAGCTTTCAGTACCCATGCCCCAAAATTCACGAACGATGAATAGTAGCATGAAGAGTATAAAAACAGTGAAGGATCGTTTTTTATAGCCTCTTATTTCTCCTCCTTCGACGGCTTGTGTAAAGTTATTGGGATGCGTTAAGCTGTGCCAAAACTTATAGTGATAAAACATATAGAGCTCCCTTTCTAGTAAATTGAATAGTAGAGATGTAGTATACACCTAATTACTGGTAGATAACATAGGATAAATGCTGACTTTTAAAAGAAATTTTCTCGATAAAGGGAAATTTCAATCGAATTTTTTTGAGTATCTTTAAAATGAATCGTCAAAAGCATTTTTTTCTAGTAATTTCACTGGTTTGCCAAAACTTGTGCAGGATCAATGCACATACTTCAATTATATAGTATCCTAGCAATAACTTCCTATAAAAAGCCTATTCAATCTAAAAATAGCAATTAACAATACATTCGTAAAGGGTATAAGAGACTTTGAGAGAATAGCTTGAAATTGAACGAGAAGTACCGATACTAAAGATAGACGATTTGAAGCCATAAATACATATCCATTTTCCTATATAATGTAAAAAGAAAGGGTGGGCATTTTGAAGAAACCTATAAAAGTTGGTGTGTTGACAAGTTTATTATTAACACCGGCAGCGCTTGCCAATGCTCAAGAAATACAGCCACATCAAAAAACGGAGCAAATTGCTTATGTGAATGCCGTAGCAGTAGAGACAAAAGAACAGCTGCAAACGATGTATAAAAATTTAACTGATAAATCCTCACTCGATGATATAACGATTGCAGAAAGCCGCTTTAGTGGTTTAAGTGCAGCAGGATTTACTGTGGATGAGATTCAATTTATTAAGGCAAAGGTAGCTTACGTACGAGCGCAGAAAACCTTGTTAACGGAAATTAAAAGCCTTGGCGAAAGTATTAATAAATTAACTTATACAAGTAGTTCTCTAATTAGAGATGCTGAAGCAACAGAAGACAAATATAAAGAATTTATGAATGAAGCCAAAGCTGGCTCTTATGCAAATGTGCAAAAGACCTTTAAAGAGGCTGTGAATACTGCACCACAAACAGCAATTTCATCAATGCTAGGGCTTGCAGTTCAATATGGCTATGATGAAGCAGGACAAAAAAATTACTTTAAAACAAATGGTGCTGATTTAGATAAGCTGACTACAATGGTAAATGCTGTGGCTACTGTACAGCCTACTATTGACCTCTTGGATGATTTTAAATTAGAGCTTTCAAAATCTGACCCTGACTTTACAATCGTTAAGGATACTGTGTCTGCAATTACAACAGCCTATAATGCTTTATCAGCAGATCATAAAAAAATAGTTATAGCTTATATTCCTAAAGATGAAACAATTGCTCCTTATAAAACCTACACGGATACAAAGCAAAATATTGATGCTGCTTTAAAAGTGGAGGAGAGTATTACTCAATTAATAGGTAAGGATGCAGCAAGCTTTGATAAGGCAACTACTTTTATTAGCGCAGTTTCTGCCATTGAAACAGCCTACGGTAAATTAACGAAAGAAGCTCAAAATTATATTACTAACTATAATGCATTTTCACCTTATAAAGCTGCGGCAGATGTTTCAAAGCAAATTAATACGCTAGTAGTTTCTAATAGTGCAGATTATCGCGCAATAGTTAATAATCTAACACTTTCCTACAACGGTTTAGATAAAAAAGCATTTGTCAAAAATGCTGCAAATTTAACTGCTGCTCAGGAGGAAATTGTTGAAGCTACAAAAATTGAAGCTCTTATTCAAGGCATCGAAAATGCAGGTGCAGCAGAACAGTTTACAAAAATTAAGGATGCACGAGAGGCATACAATACACCACCTTCTACTGTAAATGCTGCAAATGTCAAAAAAATTGTCAATAACTTGTCAACATTAATAGACTGGGAAAAGAAATATAGTGCTTCGACAGATGTAGATAAATTAATTGCTGCTATTGATCCAAACCTCTCTACGTTTGAGAGTAAAACACTATTAGCACAGTCGGCTTTTGATAAACTTAGTACTACAGAGCAGGCGATTGTGCAAAATAAGGCTCAACTAGCTACTTATTTTCCATATGCTGATTTAATGAATAAGGTCAATGCATTAAAGACTACATCGCCAGATTATAGCCAGCAAATTATGGCATACCAAACGAAGGTAAATGCTTTAGATCCGACTGGTCATGCACAAGAAGCTGCATTAAATACTATTAAGACAAAGCTAAGCGAAAAATTAACTTTACTTTCTAATGAAAATGCTGCATTGGCAGATGTTGTAAGTAAAATTTCAGCTTTAACTAGCTCACAAAATCTGATTCAAGATATGCAGGAAGCACGAAAACAATATGATGCTCTTTCTACAGATGCAAAAAAACGTGTCACAAATATTAAAATATTAACCGATTTAGAAAAATCACAAAAAGCTGTTTTAAATGTTATTACACTTGTTGAAAAGCTAGATCCTGCTGCAAAGGATTATACGAAAAAAGCGAAAGCAGCCAATACAGCTTATTTAAAGCTAGATGCAACAAATAAGAGCTATGTGAAAAACTATAAAACATTGAAAGATCAAGTAGAGGCAATGGGCATCATTACGCGAATCATGGCCTTAAGTACTTCACAAAAAACTTACAATGAAACAGTTGATTTGCTATTAAATGATTATGCAGCGCTTTCAGATGCAGCGAAACAACTAGTCACGAACTATCAAGATTTACAAACAGCAAAGGGCTATATGACAACTGCTAAAAGCTTTGATGATCGTGTGATTGCATTAGCTAATGAGCCTGATACTACATTTGTAGCAAAAGTGGCAGCATTGACAGCTGAGTATAAAACTATGGATAAAAATGCAAAAAAATTAGTTGCACAATATAAAACGCTAACTGCTTATGAGAAAAATAATGCTAGTGTCGTAAAAGTCATTAATCTCATTACAGCGTTAAATCCATCAAGTAAAGATTACTCTAAAAAGGTATTAGCAGCACGAAAAGCTTACAATGCTTTAGACCCTGCCTCGCAAAAACGTGTCACAAATTATGACCAGCTAGCAACAGTGGAGGATGTAGCAATATTAATAGGCTTAATTGAAACATTAAAACCAACTAGCAAAACGTTTTTAAATGATTTAGATACAGCACGTAAAAATTATGATGCCTTATCGCCAGAAAAACAAAGTGCTGTTATCAATTACGAAAAACTTGTCACAGCTGAAACTGAGCTAAAATTTGCACATACAGTGATTGCTTTAATAGAAGCGGCTGTACCAGACGATGAGGAGTTTTTAACAAAGCTAATGAATGCTCGTGTTGCTTACGACAAGCTACCATCAGGGCAGAAAAAGCTTGTGTCCAATGTGAAAGTATTAACAGATCGTGAGAAACAAGTAAAACCTATTTTAAATACCATGGTACAAATCGATGTATTAGAACCTGGTTCAAGTAAATTTGTTAGTCAAGTAAATTCTGCGAGAAAGGCTTATGATAAGCTAACAAAAGAGCAAAAGGCATACGTCAAGAATATTGCCATTTTACAGGGCTATGAGCCAACAGCTAAAGTAATCGAACTAATAGGTAAGTTAAAGGCATCTAGTAAAACATTCCACACAGATACAGCGCAGGCACGTGCATTGTATGATGGATTAAGTCAGGAGATGCAGCAGTATGTTGCGAACTACCACCTTTTACAAGCGGCTGAAACAAGTATTTTAGGTGCAGGCAATGTACAGCGTATGATTGAGGAATTACCTTCTGTAGAAGCTAGCCAATATGTTAAACGTATTGAAGAAATACGAGCTGCTTATAATGCGTTACCGAAAGATCAACAAATGGCTGTTGAAAACTATAAAACAT
This window harbors:
- a CDS encoding membrane-bound O-acyltransferase family protein; protein product: MVFSSLIFLYIFLPLVLIVYFISPKMLRNTILLLASLFFYAWGEPKYVLLMMISILLNYILGIVIENTISQSKRKVLLWLVIVSNLAILGYYKYAGFFVDIINNYLEEAIEWQAVPLPIGISFYTFQALSYVIDVYRKDVKAQRNFLDLSLFITLFPQLVAGPIVRYQTVAEQIKKRLSTAEDWMIGTRRFVQGLAKKVLIANPMGEVADHVFSLSGGDLTTGTAWIGILAYSLQIYFDFSGYSDMAIGLARIFGFKFEENFNYPYIAQSVTDFWRRWHISLSSWFRDYVYFPLGGSRVSHEWKLYRNLLIVWTLTGFWHGASWTFMAWGFYYGLLICLEKWVLLKWLERIPRFLRHIYILIIVMIGWVFFRANDFTYAFSFIKTMFGLSDAALYNYETILLTKDYAVYFVIAIIFAMPIYRLYQTWSEQRANSSLTFDWSLRLGQTIYYGALLLFITMFLVNATHNPFIYFRF
- a CDS encoding cell wall-binding protein, with translation MKKPIKVGVLTSLLLTPAALANAQEIQPHQKTEQIAYVNAVAVETKEQLQTMYKNLTDKSSLDDITIAESRFSGLSAAGFTVDEIQFIKAKVAYVRAQKTLLTEIKSLGESINKLTYTSSSLIRDAEATEDKYKEFMNEAKAGSYANVQKTFKEAVNTAPQTAISSMLGLAVQYGYDEAGQKNYFKTNGADLDKLTTMVNAVATVQPTIDLLDDFKLELSKSDPDFTIVKDTVSAITTAYNALSADHKKIVIAYIPKDETIAPYKTYTDTKQNIDAALKVEESITQLIGKDAASFDKATTFISAVSAIETAYGKLTKEAQNYITNYNAFSPYKAAADVSKQINTLVVSNSADYRAIVNNLTLSYNGLDKKAFVKNAANLTAAQEEIVEATKIEALIQGIENAGAAEQFTKIKDAREAYNTPPSTVNAANVKKIVNNLSTLIDWEKKYSASTDVDKLIAAIDPNLSTFESKTLLAQSAFDKLSTTEQAIVQNKAQLATYFPYADLMNKVNALKTTSPDYSQQIMAYQTKVNALDPTGHAQEAALNTIKTKLSEKLTLLSNENAALADVVSKISALTSSQNLIQDMQEARKQYDALSTDAKKRVTNIKILTDLEKSQKAVLNVITLVEKLDPAAKDYTKKAKAANTAYLKLDATNKSYVKNYKTLKDQVEAMGIITRIMALSTSQKTYNETVDLLLNDYAALSDAAKQLVTNYQDLQTAKGYMTTAKSFDDRVIALANEPDTTFVAKVAALTAEYKTMDKNAKKLVAQYKTLTAYEKNNASVVKVINLITALNPSSKDYSKKVLAARKAYNALDPASQKRVTNYDQLATVEDVAILIGLIETLKPTSKTFLNDLDTARKNYDALSPEKQSAVINYEKLVTAETELKFAHTVIALIEAAVPDDEEFLTKLMNARVAYDKLPSGQKKLVSNVKVLTDREKQVKPILNTMVQIDVLEPGSSKFVSQVNSARKAYDKLTKEQKAYVKNIAILQGYEPTAKVIELIGKLKASSKTFHTDTAQARALYDGLSQEMQQYVANYHLLQAAETSILGAGNVQRMIEELPSVEASQYVKRIEEIRAAYNALPKDQQMAVENYKTLQEQEKLIKPVINVVNEIEKLMTSKNMDSQYQKILKAYDNLNATQRRYVYNQQLLLSLDNVIKVYQSIADLKPSDPLYFGKVESVRKDYDSLNTIDKQRVSNYNILLEAEKNLTDVKKVVEIIGGLHPTSSTYIEDVANAVAAYKTLDSKVRGQVINYDTLKKAEKDVAAVLKVVNAIGEIDPDNKQFEKKVLAAQKSYSSLSLEQQDLVYNFRILQDHLRALGLE
- a CDS encoding HlyD family secretion protein, which gives rise to MRFIKSRPWTSLSMIVLAILIGVNAYFVFKDDSKVARSYFIDEFQRATIGDRVETIKKDAIVAPAQTYTISADAKSLSAIDVKRGQEVRVSDILATYKTEEVDDELTKLEAERDAYDTELSDLESALAQIESEYGEQSDPKSSIDTDQISDKLNVTVKLELGQQSSPSSAVAILNRHIAEATRQVALMDAQIAQIQARQGVISPVDGVISNIIEEAGAVTFEIYSLEKSMLSYLSEDEWQKVKDGQTVNFDLQHYKDDLSGIVLQKQLIATNNESHWANELAKSVKLPQPSSYEVILQQDNVLDNIPFSTVGQASIIVNEAFDAYKINSTWVKSTKKGQQSVYTIGEDGKIRLEDIDVAFKTADATMFTGYMDAGTPMIDNEKRNILARTFRSMPVKRIEWQQFKEISWKEYVRYIVF